The Bacteroidota bacterium genome segment CCGACAGCACCTCGATCCGCTCGACCACCTCGAACGGCACCGCCGGCTCACCCACGACGCGCACGCCGTCGATCACAAACGTCGGCTCCTGCCCGACCCGCTCCCGGTCGAAGACGCTCGCCAGGCTCTGATTAAATAGACCAGTCTGATTCGCGAAATCGGTGACCGTGCGCCGGCTCAGCAACGGCACGCCGAGGTAGGACCGGTAGAACAGCGTCCCGTCGTCCAGCTTGCGGGCGACGCCCGGCAGGAGCGACGCTACCTCGCGCACGTCGCGCACCGGAAGCCCGTCGAAGCCGGGGCCGGAACCGTCGTCCCGCGTCCAGGCCGAGAGGCCGAGCGAATCCGCGTGCCACGCGTTGGGACCGGGTTGGGCCGCGAGCGGAGCGGCGAGTAGAACGAGCAGGAGCAGGCGAGCAGGCACGGGCGCAGGCGTGGGTGTGCAAAGGCGACGAAGCTACTCCCCGCGTCCCAGACATACAACCAACCCACCTGCGCTCATACGTGGACCACGCGCACGTCCTCGACCCCCTCGATGGCCTCGACCTGCCGGACCACGTCCCTCGGCACGGGCTCGTCCACGCCGATCGCCGTCAGCGCCGTCTCGCCGGGGCGGTCCCGCCCGAGGGCGAGCGAGGCGATGTTGATCCCGGCCTGGGCCAGCAGCCCGCCGACGGTGGCGAGCATCCCCGGCCGGTCGACGTTCTGGTAGAACAGCAGGTGCCCCTCGGGCTTGGCCTCGAACCGGAACCGGTCGAGCCCGACGAGCCGCGCGTCGTCTTCGCCGAGCACGGTGCCCATGACGGAGCGCGTCCCGGCGTCGGTCTCCAGCGCGACCTCGACGAGGTGGGTGAAGTCGGCCGGCTCGGAGTGGCGCTGCTCGTCGACCGCGAGACCCATCTCGCGGGCGAGCGCGGGGGCGTTGATGAGGTTGACCGGCTGGTCGCTCCACCGGGTGAGGATCCCGCGGAGCGCGGCGACGGTCAGCACCTCGGCGTAGCGCCGCGTGGTCTCGCCGTAGCAGCGCACGGTCACGCGGCGCACCTGCCCCTCGGCGATTTGGCCGACGATCCGCCCGAGCCGGTCGGCGAGGTCGATGAACGGGCGGGCCTCGGGCTGGGCGGCGGCGCGGATCGCCCCGGCGTTGACCGGCGTCGAGACCGGGCGCTCGTGGAGCGCTTCGATGACCTGCTGCGTGACCTGCCGGGCGACCTTCTCCTGCGCCTCGTCGGTGGAGGCCGCGATGTGCGGCGTCCCCACGACGCGGGGGTGCCGGACGAGGTCGTCGAGCGCGGCGGGCGGCGGCTCCTGGCTGTAGACGTCGAGGGCCGCCCCGCCGACCTGTCCGCTCTCCAGCCCCCGCAGCAGCGCGGCTTCGTCCACGATCCCCCCCCGCGCGCAGTTGACGACGTAGACGCCCTCGCGGCACGCGGCCAGGGTCTCGTCGTTTATGAGGTGGCGCGTCGCATCGTTGAGCGGCGCGTGGAGGGTGATGACCTCGCTCTCGGCCCACAGCCCGGCGAGGTCCACGAGTTCGACCCCGACGCGGTCGGCGGCCTCGGGCGAGAGCACCGGGTCGAAGCCGATAGTCCGCATCCCGAAGCTCTGCATCCGCCGCGCCACAGCCCGCCCGATCTTCCCAACGCCGACGATCCCGAGCGTCTTGCCGTCGAGTTCGGCACCGGAAAAGGGTGCGCGCTCCCAGGCCCCGCCCTTGAGCGAGGCCGCCGCCTGCGGAATCTGCCGGGCGAGCGCGAGCATCATCGCGCAGGCGTGCTCGGCCGTCGAGACCGTGTTGCCGTCGGGCGCGTTGAGGACGAGGATGCCCCGCCGCGTCGCCGCCGCGAGGTCGATGTTGTCCACGCCGACCCCGGCCCGCCCGATCACGCGGAGGCGCTGCGCGACCTCGATCAGGTCAGCGGTGATCTTGGTGCCGCTGCGGACGATCCACCCGTCGGCTTTGGGCGCGAACGCCTTTAGCTCTTCGGGCGACTGCTTGAGGTGGACGGCGGCCTCGATCCCGGCCTCCTCCAGCAGCGTCCGGCAGATCGGGTCGAGGTTGTCGGTGACAAGAACACGCATCGGGGCGGGAAGTCGAGGGTCGGGAATCCGCGCAAGCTACCGACTTTGCTCGACACGCGTCACCCGACGTTCGTCAGTAACTCGGCCCACTGCCAGACTTCAGCGGCCCCCTGTTTCTTCTCGGCCGACGTGAGGACGACTGGCAGGTCGAGGCCCATCCCGGCGAGGCGCTTTTTGAGCTGCGCCACACGGCTCCGCTGCTGATTCTTGCCGAGCTTGTCGGCCTTCGTCAGCAGCACGGCGTACGGCACCGGCCCGCCGCGCAGGAGGCCGAGCAGCTCCTCGTCGAGCCGGGTCGGTGGGTGGCGGCTGTCGATGAGGTGAAAGACGAGACCGAGTTCTTCGCGCTCGGTCACGTAGCGCCCGATGAGCTGCATCCACTTCGCCCGC includes the following:
- the serA gene encoding phosphoglycerate dehydrogenase; the encoded protein is MRVLVTDNLDPICRTLLEEAGIEAAVHLKQSPEELKAFAPKADGWIVRSGTKITADLIEVAQRLRVIGRAGVGVDNIDLAAATRRGILVLNAPDGNTVSTAEHACAMMLALARQIPQAAASLKGGAWERAPFSGAELDGKTLGIVGVGKIGRAVARRMQSFGMRTIGFDPVLSPEAADRVGVELVDLAGLWAESEVITLHAPLNDATRHLINDETLAACREGVYVVNCARGGIVDEAALLRGLESGQVGGAALDVYSQEPPPAALDDLVRHPRVVGTPHIAASTDEAQEKVARQVTQQVIEALHERPVSTPVNAGAIRAAAQPEARPFIDLADRLGRIVGQIAEGQVRRVTVRCYGETTRRYAEVLTVAALRGILTRWSDQPVNLINAPALAREMGLAVDEQRHSEPADFTHLVEVALETDAGTRSVMGTVLGEDDARLVGLDRFRFEAKPEGHLLFYQNVDRPGMLATVGGLLAQAGINIASLALGRDRPGETALTAIGVDEPVPRDVVRQVEAIEGVEDVRVVHV
- the yihA gene encoding ribosome biogenesis GTP-binding protein YihA/YsxC, whose product is MKIRTVEFARSAGAWAQLPTDGRTELAFVGRSNVGKSSLLNYLIGRRALARTSNTPGKTATLNFYLANANEHGDGGFYLVDLPGYGYAKVSKQQRAKWMQLIGRYVTEREELGLVFHLIDSRHPPTRLDEELLGLLRGGPVPYAVLLTKADKLGKNQQRSRVAQLKKRLAGMGLDLPVVLTSAEKKQGAAEVWQWAELLTNVG